Genomic DNA from Niabella ginsenosidivorans:
CCTTATCTGAGTGCTGAACGCAACCTGGAAATTGCGGCAGCTATAAAAGGCTGCGACAAAAAGGATATCCCGCGCGTATTAAAGCTGGTGAATCTTTATGAGCGGAGGGATGCAGCATTCAGCACTTATTCGCTGGGTATGAAACAACGGCTGGCCATTGCGTCCGCATTGTTAGGCGATCCGGAGATCATTGTTTTTGATGAGCCGACTAATGGACTGGACCCTGCCGGTATTGCTGAGATCCGGCAGCTCATTTTACAATTGCACAGATCCGGCAAAACTATTATTATGGCCAGTCATATACTGGATGAAGTGGAAAAAGTATGCACGCATGTAACCATTATCCAAAAAGGGATCGTAAAAGCAAGCGGTACAGTTGCAGAAGTGCTGCATTCGGATGGTGAGCAAGCCGCCATTATAATCACTATCGCTGCTGATGACCTGCAGTTGCTCCAGGCGGTCGTTGCGCAAATGCAGGGCATAAAAGAGGTGCTACCGCAACAGGATCATTTAAAGATTATAGGAGATCCATCCATAACACCCGGGGCCGTTAACCAGTTCTGTTTTGAAAAAGGGATTCTTTTAAACCACCTGTCCTTACAAAAGAAGAACCTGGAAGCACGTTTTCTTGAAATAACCGGTACCACCAGCGACTGTTAATCATTAATTGTAATACATTTTTTATGGTACAACTTTTCAAAACGGAGTGGCTCAAAATAAAAAGCTATCGAACTTTCTGGATATTGTTTGCATCGTTCTTTGTTTTTCTTCCGTTCACCTTTTTAATGACGGCCGACCGTTTTATGCGCCAGTTCGAGGGCAAAAGTATGGAGGCGGAAATGATCAAGCGGCTGATGAACGCCCCGTTTACATTTCCCAACGTCTGGCATGGAGCCGCCTGGTTCGGAGGGCTATTTTTTATTATCATCGGTATGCTGTTCATTCTGCTGATTACCCATGAAGTACAGTACAAAACACACCGGCAGAATATTATTGACGGCTGGAGCCGCATGGATTTTATTGCCGCCAAGGGAACTGTATTATTATTTTTTGTGATCACTGCTACCATTATGGTATTTCTTACCGGGCTGCTTTGCGGCCTGGTCTTTACGCCAGATCTTTCTTCCGTTGCAATCTTTGAAGGCTTTCACTATATAGGTTATTATGCGCTGATGGCCACTCAATATCTCGTTGTAGCATTTATAATAGCCATCCTTATAAAAAGGACCGGATTGGCGATTGTCATTTATTTTGCGTACGTCTTTATTATTGACAACCTGCTATGGCTGGCATTAACCTTTCGTAAGGGCCAGGCCGGTTATTTTTTGCCACTGGAAAGCACCGACTCATTAATACCCAACCCGTTCAAGCCGGGCATTATTGAAACCCGTACGGTTTCTGACCTGAGCCTGATAATTACGGCGGTACTCTATGGTGTTGTGATGCTATATATTGTTATCCGGTATTATAAAAATGCAGATCTTAAAAATTAACTCCCGGAAAGCAACAACCTAATAATCCATAATGAACCAGGATCAAAAAATAATGAATTCACTTCCGGTTCGTACAAGCACCATAACCGCTAATTCAAAAGCGGAAGCACCATTTTTGTGTGTTGCCGGGCAATTTTAATAAAATTGATCCCAACCTGTTATCCGTATCTATTGCCCTTTATAAGATCCTGCAAAGCCGGCTCAATTTCTGCAAACCGGAACTGAAACCCCATATCCATTACTTTGCGGGCGCTTACAGTAGCGCTTTTCAGCACTTCAGTGCTCATTTCTCCAAGCACCAGTTTCAGCGCCCATGAAGGTATATGTATTTTCATAAATGATTTGCCATACATTTCCCTTGCAAGTGTCAGCATGAATGCTTCATTGGAAACCGGCTGCGGGGCAACGGCATTGTACGCGCCTGTAAAGGCCTCATTTTCCAATGCGGTCATATACAGGTTGGCAAGATCATCAATATGAATCCAGCTGACCATTTGCTTTCCGTGTCCAAGAACAGCAGCCAGCTTCATTTTAAGCGGCTTTTTAAATTCAGCCAGCGCTCCGCCTTCATTGCTCAGCACAATCCCGGTTCGCAGGTACACGGTTCTTACTCCTGCCTTTAAAAGCGGTTGGGTACTCCGCTCCCACTCATAGCAAACTGCTCCCAAAAAATCACCGGCAGGCGGCTGCTCTTCTTTAAATGGTGCCGGATCGGGCACCTGTGGGTCAGCGCCATACCAGCCAATAGCAGAGGCACTGATAAATGCTTTTACCTGATGGGAGTTTTGCAGCAGGTATTCAGAAATCAAAAGCCCGCTTTCAGTACGGCTGCTCAGAATCTCCTGTTTACGTTTTACAGACCAGCGCTTATCTGCCACACCTGCGCCTGCTAAATGAATGACAGCATCAGCACCGGATAATATCTTTTCATCCAGTTCCCCGGCATTAATGTTCCAATAAGAATACAGGCGCCCTCTTTCAGTCTTTTTGTCTTTTGCCTTGTCCCGGGTAAACACAATTACTTTATAGCCCTTCTGAAGCAGCTTTTTTATTACCACCCTTCCAACCAGCCCTGTACCGCCTGTAACAACTATCGTTTGCATAACCAGCTATTCTTCAATTAAAAACCCGTTCCAATTTTATTGAAACGGGTTGCGAACATTATTCATTCCAAAACTATTTTTTCCTGGACCCGCCCAACGGTTTTTTCGGCAATGGTGCAGTGCCCCCTTTTCCCTGGATAGGATCATTATGCCCGTGAAAAGGGTCATGAGGTTTTTCTTTAAACTCATCCGGTACCGGGTCTCCTTTTTCTTCAGGCAACAGAATAACGGTTTCTTCCACAAAGGTTATTGGCTCTTCCTGGTCTTCAGGGAAATCATCATCTTCTTCCTCTTGATCCTCATTCATTATTTCATCAACAGTGCTTTCATCCACATGAGCTACCTCGCTTAATTCAGAAGGTTCCATTACAGGGGCAGCAATAATCGGCTCTTCAAAATCGGTAACCGATGTCTGCAATGTATCGGCTATTGTTAAATTATCCTGAGGTGCCGGCGCTTTCTTTTTAGAAACTGCTTTTTTAGTAGCCGCTTTTTTTAAGGGTGCCTTTTTTCGTGGTGTTACAGCTTTTTTAGAAGCGGTCTTCTTTACCGGTACCGTCTTTTTAGGTGCGGCTTTCTTTGACGCAACCTTCTTTGAGGCAGTTTTTTTAGCAGGAACCGCCGTTTTCTTGGCTGTTACCTTTGCACCGGCTTTTTTAGCAACCATCTTTTTTGCAGGCCCCGTTGTTTTAGCTTTTGCTCCGTTTTTTGACGGTGCAGTTTTTTGGGAAACAGACTTTGCTTTTGCTTTCTTCGCGTTTTTATCACCATTTGCTTTTTTAGCCTTTGGCAGCGCCGCCTTTTTCAATTTATCTTTTTTCTTTCCTGAAGATTTTTTGCTACCGGTCGTCATTGCTGTTTTCTTCAGCTTTTTTAGATCCGCTTTTTTAGAAGACTTTTTAGATTCAGCTTTTTTAGTGCTTTCTTTTTTAGACCTGGTCTTTTTTCCGGTGTCTTTTTTAGCACCCGTCTTTTTTGAGGAATTTTCCTTTTTTGATGCCGCTTTTTTTTGCTTTGCCATAATAGCAAGTTTTAAAATGAATAATAAGATTCTCTAAAACTTATAAAAAATAGCCCAATAATTATACCATTAAAAATAAAAAAAGATCTTCACTAAAATGAAGATCTTCTGATAAACTTTTTTATAACCCGTTAAAGTTGGTTAATTTTCCTGAACCTGGAAGGTGATCGGTTGCTTACGGTAGGCTTTCACCTGGCGGCCGTTCTGGATGGCCGGTTTCCATTTACCTGATCTTTTAATTACACGTACTGCCTCATCACCCATACCATAACCCGGATCTTTTAACACCTTTACATCGCTCACATTTCCCTGAACATCCACTACAAACTGTACAATTACCTGGTAACTGCCCGGGGCGGCACCATTATCAACAGGAACTTCGCCGCGTAAATTGGTTTGAAGATACCTGGGCCAGTCACCCGGATATTCGGCATCTTTTTCCACTTTTGTAAAGATTTCCGGCTCTTTTTCCACCGGTTTTGTTTCCACGATCCCTTTACCGCCGTCAACACCTGCCGGGGGCACTACAACACCCAGGTCTTTAACACCTGCCTGATCAATAGTCCCGATCTTGGTTTCTTTCAATTCTTCCTGAACGGGAGGCGGTTGTTTTACTTCCTCATCTTTTACGATTTTAGGAGGTGTAAACGCCTTTGTTTCAATTTTGGGCGGTGGCTCCTGTTTGGGTGGGGGAGGTGGTGGCGGAGGAGGTGGTTCTTTCTTTTCCTCCGGCTGATCTATTTTCTGAATTGTAACCTCCTCCATTTTTACTTTTTGGGGAGCATTGGACTTCATTTTGCTTTGCAATATCACCAAACCCGCAATGACTATAGCGGCTATAACCGTTATAACCAATGCTTTCCAGATACGTTTATTGTAAGTGCGCCGTAGCTCGTAAGCTCCGTAATCCTTATTACGCCCTTCAAAAACAATATCCAGAAGATCTGAAGATAAAATTTTATTGGCTTCCATTATTCAATTACTTTTTTATTATGATGCATGAATCTAAAAATTCCATAAAGGAATTTTTATTTGGCCGGCGGTGTAGCAGGCGTAGCTGCTGCGCCACCTCCCGACAATTTTACTGCGTCCAACTCGGTTGGGAAAGGTTTCACTAATGCATAACGGGCTACCTTATTGATGGTCATTTCATCCAGTATATCCACAACATTTTTATAAGTTGCGTCATCTGTTGGTTTAATTACCACGAAGAAATCCTTTTGTTTACAATCATCAATTGATTTGCCTTTTGCTTTAGCTTCCTGCTCACATGCGGGGTCCTGCACATAGTGGGAAATGACTTCCTTCTTTTTACGGATAATCTCGTCTCTGATATCCTTGTAGGTAGCACTTTTAAAGTTGGCCCCTGTAGGATCCATCTCACCCTCATAATAGAAAATCTTATTATCATTGGCCAGGATGATGCTCAATGAACCGGATTGCTTGATCTTGGTTTCCTCATCTTTCTTGTCAGTATCTTTCGGCATGTTCAAATCCATTGTAGTGGGATTGCTCATGGTTGCCGTAAAAATAAAGAAGGTAATCAACAGGAATCCCAGATCCACCATGGGGGTCATGTCCACTCTCGTGCTCAGCTTTTTGGCCTTCTTGACCCCGGGGCCTTTCTTATGTCCGTCATCACCGCCAGTATCTAAACTTGCCATATTTAACTATTTTAACTACACAGGTAGTGTGATTTAAAAATTTTATTTATTTCCCTCTTAAACGATCCAGATACAGCTCTGTTCCCTGTGGGGCATCCGTTGGCATGGTAACCAGGTTGTATTTCTGCTCATCATTCCTTTTCATAGCATCTACCAACGCGCTGAAAGTGGGGTATTTGGATACATTATCTCCCTTTACCAGGTATTTCAACGGCTCGCCGGTAAATGCCCATTTTGCAGCACCTATCCAG
This window encodes:
- a CDS encoding energy transducer TonB encodes the protein MEANKILSSDLLDIVFEGRNKDYGAYELRRTYNKRIWKALVITVIAAIVIAGLVILQSKMKSNAPQKVKMEEVTIQKIDQPEEKKEPPPPPPPPPPKQEPPPKIETKAFTPPKIVKDEEVKQPPPVQEELKETKIGTIDQAGVKDLGVVVPPAGVDGGKGIVETKPVEKEPEIFTKVEKDAEYPGDWPRYLQTNLRGEVPVDNGAAPGSYQVIVQFVVDVQGNVSDVKVLKDPGYGMGDEAVRVIKRSGKWKPAIQNGRQVKAYRKQPITFQVQEN
- a CDS encoding ExbD/TolR family protein, which codes for MASLDTGGDDGHKKGPGVKKAKKLSTRVDMTPMVDLGFLLITFFIFTATMSNPTTMDLNMPKDTDKKDEETKIKQSGSLSIILANDNKIFYYEGEMDPTGANFKSATYKDIRDEIIRKKKEVISHYVQDPACEQEAKAKGKSIDDCKQKDFFVVIKPTDDATYKNVVDILDEMTINKVARYALVKPFPTELDAVKLSGGGAAATPATPPAK
- a CDS encoding ABC transporter permease, whose product is MVQLFKTEWLKIKSYRTFWILFASFFVFLPFTFLMTADRFMRQFEGKSMEAEMIKRLMNAPFTFPNVWHGAAWFGGLFFIIIGMLFILLITHEVQYKTHRQNIIDGWSRMDFIAAKGTVLLFFVITATIMVFLTGLLCGLVFTPDLSSVAIFEGFHYIGYYALMATQYLVVAFIIAILIKRTGLAIVIYFAYVFIIDNLLWLALTFRKGQAGYFLPLESTDSLIPNPFKPGIIETRTVSDLSLIITAVLYGVVMLYIVIRYYKNADLKN
- a CDS encoding TIGR01777 family oxidoreductase produces the protein MQTIVVTGGTGLVGRVVIKKLLQKGYKVIVFTRDKAKDKKTERGRLYSYWNINAGELDEKILSGADAVIHLAGAGVADKRWSVKRKQEILSSRTESGLLISEYLLQNSHQVKAFISASAIGWYGADPQVPDPAPFKEEQPPAGDFLGAVCYEWERSTQPLLKAGVRTVYLRTGIVLSNEGGALAEFKKPLKMKLAAVLGHGKQMVSWIHIDDLANLYMTALENEAFTGAYNAVAPQPVSNEAFMLTLAREMYGKSFMKIHIPSWALKLVLGEMSTEVLKSATVSARKVMDMGFQFRFAEIEPALQDLIKGNRYG
- a CDS encoding ABC transporter ATP-binding protein; amino-acid sequence: MSVLTTTGLSKNYRAVQALYQVSINVPKGAVYGILGPNGSGKTTLLGIVMDVLKATAGSYLWNGKEGSEVQRKQIGTLLETPNFYPYLSAERNLEIAAAIKGCDKKDIPRVLKLVNLYERRDAAFSTYSLGMKQRLAIASALLGDPEIIVFDEPTNGLDPAGIAEIRQLILQLHRSGKTIIMASHILDEVEKVCTHVTIIQKGIVKASGTVAEVLHSDGEQAAIIITIAADDLQLLQAVVAQMQGIKEVLPQQDHLKIIGDPSITPGAVNQFCFEKGILLNHLSLQKKNLEARFLEITGTTSDC